Proteins encoded within one genomic window of Vanrija pseudolonga chromosome 3, complete sequence:
- the hoxN gene encoding High-affinity nickel transport protein, with product MNLRSLPRPTLLGRAVALIGGELLFNAAMWVAAGIAFGQRDGLLGIALLAWTLGLRHGLDADHISAIDNATRQMVSMGQLPLTCGLFFSLGHSTIVIAVNVAIAVSVDIYDKLDKVGSVGGIVGTSVSASFLFLVACINTFFLVGAIRYRKKQKARVKAGLPPEEGDPTAIQGGGCLVRIIAPIMRAVDKPWKLYPVGILFGFGFDTASSIALLAISAIAARGPKGEAISHGKVVILPFLFTAGMSLVDSLDSVLMLYAYAQPNLKGADGKLHLFYRPLRLQADVESVAPLNSPVAESSEPRPPLPRDDSKTDSKLNDDETIVEAQAEEHNARMLAAKASTISSLSISLTLLSILVALSISLIEIMGLIGENCTQCREAAEAEDGGGLAGSWWRAWARANDASGYVGAAIVGCFVAILIAYHVARWLWKKRAAKRRAAHEEQAQSQTQYADEDEARARSPVENEAETPQT from the exons ATGAACCTCCGCagcctcccccgccccacaCTCCTCGGGCGCGCGGTCGCCctcatcggcggcgagctgctcttCAACGCCGCGATGTGGGTCGCGGCGGGTATTGCCTTTGGGCAGCGGGACGGCTTGCTAGGCATCGCCTTGCTGGCTTGG ACGCTCGGCCTTCgacacggcctcgacgcAGACCACATCTCGGCGATTGACAACGCGACCCGCCAGATGGTCAGCATGGGCCAGCTGCCCCTCACCTGCGGGCTGTTCTTCAGCCTGGGCCACTCGACAATTGTTATCGCTGTGAACGTGGCTATTGCTGTCAG CGTCGACATctacgacaagctcgacaaggtcggctcggtcggcggcatcgtcggcACGTCGGTCTCCGCTagcttcctcttcctcgtcgcgtGCATCAAcaccttcttcctcgtcggcgcgatcAGGTATCGCAAGAAGCAGAAGGCACGGGTCAAGGCCGGCCTTCCCCCAGAGGAGGGCGACCCGACCGCGATCCAGGGCGGCGGGTGCTTGGTGCGCATTATCGCGCCGATCATGCGCGCGGTCGACAAGCCGTGGAAGCTGTATCCCGTGGGCATTCTGTTCGGCTTT GGCTTCGACACGGCCTCCTccatcgccctcctcgccatctcggccatcgcggcgcgcggacCAAAGGGCGAGGCCATCAGCCACGGCAAGGTCGTGATCCTGCCGTTCCTCTTCACGGCGGGCATgtcgctcgtcgacagcctcgacTCGGTGCTCATGCTGTACGCGTACGCGCAGCCAAACCTCAAGGGCGCGGACGGCAAGCTGCACCTGTTCTACCGGCCGCTCAGGCTCCAGGCGGACGTGGAGAGCGTCGCACCGCTCaactcgcccgtcgccgagtcgtctgagccccggccgccgctcccccgcgacgacagcaagACGGACAGCaagctcaacgacgacgagacgatcGTCGAGGCACAGGCCGAGGAACACAACGCCCGcatgctcgccgccaaggcgagCACCATCTCCTCCCTGTCCATCAGCCTCACGCTCCTCtccatcctcgtcgcgctcagcATCTCGCTCATCGAGATCATGGGCCTCATCGGCGAAAACTGCACCCAGTgccgcgaggccgctgaggccgaggacggcggcggactCGCGGGCAGCTGGTGGCGCGCTTGGGCGAGGGCCAACGACGCAAGCGGgtacgtcggcgccgcgatTGTGGGCTGCTTTGTCGCCATCCTCATTGCGTACCATGTCGCCCGGTGGCTTTGGAAGAAGCGGGCGGCGaagcgccgcgctgcacaCGAGGAACAGGCTCAGTCGCAGACGCAGTACGCGGATGAAGACGAGGCACGGGCGCGGAGCCCAGTCGAGAACGAGGCAGAGACACCGCAAACATAG
- the apsA gene encoding Anucleate primary sterigmata protein A yields the protein MEDPFGSTPIEGAGVRKKRSRGNLLNPLPAPPGSDAIAEQLERAASPELVVTDLNAVSLRQQLQQLLEHKGQQAQVVGQMGQNILAQQAELEERIQSLGDMDEDGDDIGHDTHAKLLELQEAMKGWDSDNQGIMRELGGSKFLDAHIVPTVDAITPGKKSNGETPVTLSRRQRNAQHRALDMEFATEIGQNLLVEVRRLQALLNERDRAIGQLGEEKDGWEAERGELVAAVRTAESTAVHITHIGTERYKDDNWNLEVALQELRSNHQDVQSQLTKASGEQTRLTKSLAAVREAAETHKSEAERHAQTIDEMKFKHETEMAQARKATAGLVRDKSDLLSELTNERQRHVNALKSRSNRLGSPLVRGGDDLEDDDEDVFLGGDGHGRPRKGPGFDANDNALSPSQLYASDFESPDNTPNRSLSLSRSPLGEMYVNEVEELRESLARAQEEIAYLKDDLRRTQDDDEVDEFGTRTPAHGVDDDTLKASRGGRSVGRGRRGGRGGRGIAASITRKLGFPRASSGLSTGSADQSFNSGSSGTPDLLRNRSIDSSSAPLVSSPLANRNATLGESLGDSLGEDWEPRHSRSISDVSFKSTGEDLDSVHAHIVGPNVALSDELTAETGAYADAGVMTERWSPGTSPVRALPTSDTLATITAGDAEAEETTPSKKTIALPPFRPESSLSEFRTDTETETDFEDARETVGTLTPVQSTSELPTDTDDYATATGGDSSAGEDSDDDKHTSRLRSFAPVGLGLGAAAAAAGGWAEARRVSRMASRDKVNERVVEVPVEKIVERIVEVPVEKIVEREVIKEVPVEKIVEKEVIKEVIKEVPVDRIVEKEVIKEVAVEKIVERIVTVPVDRIVEKEVFVDKIVEKEVFVDKIVEKEVFVDKPVEVFVDREVIVEKPVDRIVEKIVEVEKIVEREVIVEKPVEVIVEKIVDRPVEVIVEKIVEKPVEIEKIVEVERVVEVPKIVEVEKHVEKVVDRHVEVPKIVEVEKIVERIVEVPVNVDVEKIVEKEVIKEVPVDRIVEVEKIVEKIVETRVEVPVEVPIERIVEVEKIVEKTVEVPVEVEKIVEVLVEVPVEKIVEKTVEVPVEKIVEVEKIVEVEKIVEVEKIVEVEKVVERLVEVPVEVERIVERQVEVPVEVEKIVERHIEVPVEKIVERIVEVEKVVEVPATLAPDAATREPITPVTAMAPRSPDLGFYRVSPGANFDFLKAPPTPQMMGRRASSSSLSGHGRLIEADASAGQPRSRDLAHADVDGLPPHIPVHLQAAETPAPDKTRPPQMHLPPPPPVPPPADVPIKTMSTGPTRPVSPPPDDFLSRAISPNGTTRGPKKSSRSAPTAAGAAIRVAGGAPSSMGPPTNLHRGTSFNSSGRKTPGNKEVDAWQKSRDTVKRKATQVINENGKIGTTGYTSANSSVSDFRERNASFTSIESVVPPKTQRAAQPQTPSTDPSTIHSITQTMIGEYLHKYTRRTIGRGMSENRHRRFFWVHPYTKTLYWSTQDPGSSSASESKAKSVFISAVRVVDDYNSAPPGLYQKSIVVTTHGREIQFTAPSKARHDLWMSALNFLLQHQQPPSNTDGFATETTNDNTTRSRRLSVIPDEHGQLRSPKSRLSMRSMDSNGATPRASQVRPTSSLSARKRVGTPADTYLRRHQVPQPNFGGHRYKGAYKGVPIADVAALEQDYDQVARDDEDFDESFEGLDNVRACCDGRHTVGHDHHHHHHNSTSSGAQTPARAMTPVRTQTPSIRSRASSILSTVRRNTVSN from the exons ATGGAGGACCCCTTTGGCTCGACGCCCATCGaaggcgccggcgtgcgcaaGAAGCGCTCTCGCGGCAACCTCCTAAACCCCCTTCCTGCTCCGCCAGGGTCGGACGCCATCGCGGAACAGCTAGAGCGTGCGGCTTCGCCAGAACTAGTCGTCACCGACCTGAATGCCGTGTCACTCCGTCAACAGCTccagcagctgctcgagcacaaGGGCCAGCAGGCCCAGGTTGTGGGCCAGATGGGCCAAAACATCCTCGCTCAGCAGGCCGAACTGGAAGAGCGGATCCAGTCCCTCGgcgacatggacgaggacggcgacgacattGGTCACGACACCCATGCCAagcttctcgagctgcaGGAGGCAATGAAAGGCTGGGACTCGGACAACCAAGGAATCATGCGTGAGCTGGGTGGATCCAAG TTTCTGGACGCGCACATTGTCCCCACCGTCGACGCCATAACGCCTGGCAAGAAGTCCAACGGCGAGACGCCTGTGACATTGTCACGGCGTCAACGCAATGCGCAGCACCGAGCACTCGACATGGAGTTTGCCACCGAGATTGGCCAAAACCTCTTAGTCGAGGTGCGAAGATTGCAGGCCCTCCTCAACGAACGGGATCGTGCCATCGGGCAActgggcgaggagaaggatGGCTGGGAAGCGGAGCGCGGAGAGCTGGTGGCTGCGGTTCGGACGGCTGAAAGCACCGCAG TTCACATCACTCACATTGGAACAGAGCGGTACAAGGACGACAACTGGAACCTCGAAGTCGCGCTCCAGGAGCTGCGATCAAACCACCAGGATGTTCAATCGCAGCTCACAAAGGCTTCTGGCGAGCAAACTCGTCTCACAAAGTCCCTCGCTGCTGTTCGCGAGGCAGCCGAGACGCACAAGTCTGAGGCCGAAAGGCACGCACAGACTATCGACGAAATGAAGTTCAAGCACGAGACAGAGATGGCCCAGGCTCGCAAGGCAACGGCAGGTCTCGTCAGAGACAAGAGCGACCTCCTCAGCGAGCTCACCAACGAACGTCAGCGCCATGTCAATGCGCTCAAGTCTAGGTCCaaccgcctcggcagccctcttgtccgcggcggcgatgacctcgaggacgacgatgaagaCGTTTtcctcggcggtgacggccATGGACGGCCACGCAAGGGACCTGGCTTCGATGCCAACGACAACgctctctctccctctcagCTCTACGCCTCCGACTTTGAATCCCCCGACAACACTCCCAACAGGTCCTTGTCCCTCTCCCGCTCGCCCCTTGGTGAGATGTACGTCaatgaggtcgaggagctccgcGAGTCCCTCGCTCGTGCCCAGGAGGAGATTGCGTACCTCAAGGACGACCTTCGCCGCACccaggacgacgatgaaGTCGACGAGTTTGGCACTCGCACACCGGCACATGGTGTCGACGATGACACTCTCAAGGCGTCCCGCGGTGGCAGAAGTGTCGGTCGCGGCaggagaggaggacgaggtggaagAGGAATTGCCGCCTCCATCACCCGCAAGCTCGGCTTCCCTCGCGCCTCGTCTGGTCTCAGCACCGGTTCTGCAGACCAGAGCTTCAACTCGGGCTCGTCTGGAACCCCTGATCTTCTTCGCAACCGCAGCATCGACTCGTCTTCGGCCCCTCTCGTCTCTTCGCCGTTGGCCAACCGTAACGCTACCCTCGGCGAGTCGCTCGGTGACTCTCTCGGCGAAGATTGGGAGCCCAGGCACAGCCGCAGCATTTCGGATGTCAGCTTCAAGTCGACTGGCGAGGATCTTGATTCGGTTCACGCCCACATTGTCGGCCCCAATGTTGCTCTCAGCGACGAGCTGACAGCCGAAACCGGTGCCTATGCCGACGCCGGTGTCATGACCGAGCGGTGGTCGCCTGGCACATCGCCCGTCCGCGCCTTACCGACATCCGACACCCTGGCAACTATCACTGCCGGTGatgccgaggctgaggagaCAACTCCATCCAAGAAGACGATTGCCCTTCCACCCTTTCGCCCCGAGTCGTCTCTCTCCGAGTTCCGTACCGACACCGAGACGGAGACCGACTTCGAGGACGCCCGGGAGACTGTCGGCACGCTCACCCCTGTCCAGTCTACCTCCGAACTCCCGACCGATACTGATGACTATGCCACCGCAACCGGTGGCGATTCaagcgccggcgaggacagcGATGACGACAAGCACACCAGCCGCCTTCGTTCGTTCGCCccggtcggcctcggcttgggcgctgctgctgccgcggctGGTGGCTGGGCAGAGGCCCGCCGCGTCTCTCGCATGGCCAGCCGAGACAAGGTCaacgagcgcgtcgtcgaggttcCCGTCGAGAAGATCGTGGAGCGTATCGTCGAGGTGCCCGTCGAGAAGATTGTCGAGAGGGAAGTCATCAAGGAGGTCCCTGTCGAGAAGATTGTCGAAAAGGAGGTCATCAAGGAGGTCATCAAAGAGGTCCCCGTCGACCGCATCGTCGAAAAGGAGGTCATCAAGGAGGTTGCCGTCGAGAAGATTGTGGAACGCATCGTCACCGTCCCTGTGGATCGCAtcgtcgagaaggaggtcTTTGTCGACAAGAtcgtcgagaaggaggtcTTTGTTGACAAGATCGTTGAGAAGGAGGTCTTTGTCGACAAGCCCGTCGAGGTCTTCGTTGACCGCGAGGTGATCGTCGAGAAGCCAGTCGACCGGATCGTCGAAAAgatcgtcgaggtcgaaAAGATTGTCGAACGCGAGGTCATCGTCGAGAAACCCGTCGAGGTCATCGTCGAGAAGATTGTCGACCGTCCTGTCGAGGTCATTGTCGAGAAGATCGTCGAGAAGCCCGTCGAAATCGAGAagattgtcgaggtcgaacgGGTGGTCGAGGTCCCCAAgatcgtcgaggtcgagaagcACGTCGAGAAGGTTGTTGACCGCCACGTCGAGGTGCCCAAGATCGTCGAAGTCGAAAAGATTGTCGAGCGCATCGTCGAGGTACCCGTCAACGTCGACGTGGAGAAGATTGTCGAAAAGGAAGTCATCAAGGAAGTCCCCGTGGACCGcattgtcgaggtcgagaagatCGTCGAAAAGATCGTCGAGACTCGCGTCGAGGTCCCAGTCGAAGTCCCCATCGAGCGCATCGTGGAGGTCGAAAAGATTGTGGAGAAGACTGTCGAGGTtcccgtcgaggtcgagaagatCGTCGAGGTTCTTGTCGAGGTTCCTGTCGAAAAGATTGTCGAAAAGACAGTCGAGGTTCCTGTCGAGAAGATCGTCGAAGTGGAGAAGATTGTGGAGGTGGAGAAGATTGTGGAAGTGGAGAAGATtgtcgaggtggagaaggtcgtcgagcggctcgtcgaAGTCCCAGTCGAGGTCGAACGCATCGTGGAACGCCAAGTCGAGGTccccgtcgaggtcgagaagatCGTCGAACGCCACATCGAAGTTCCTGTGGAGAAGATTGTCGAGCGgatcgtcgaggtcgagaaggtTGTCGAGGTGCCGGCCACCTTGGCCCCAGACGCGGCGACCCGCGAGCCGATCACTCCGGTTACGGCTATGGCACCACGCTCGCCCGACCTTGGATTCTACCGTGTCTCTCCCGGCGCAAACTTCGACTTCTTGAAGGCACCGCCAACTCCTCAGATGATGGGCCGTCGTGCTTCGTCATCGTCCTTATCAGGACACGGACGCCTCATCGAAGCGGATGCCAGTGCTGGCCAGCCTCGCTCTCGCGACTTGGCACATGCCGACGTGGATGGTCTGCCGCCGCACATTCCCGTGCACCTTCAGGCTGCCGAGACGCCTGCACCGGACAAGACCCGCCCCCCTCAGATgcaccttcctcctccgcccccggtcccaccgcccgccgacgtTCCGATCAAGACAATGTCGACTGGCCCAACGCGCCCCGTCTCACCACCTCCCGACGACTTCCTGTCCCGTGCCATTTCGCCAAATGGTACTACCCGCGGCCCCAAGAAGTCTAGCCGATCCGCTCCCACGGCAGCCGGTGCAGCCATccgcgtcgctggcggcgctccATCATCTATGGGCCCTCCCACCAACCTCCACCGCGGAACGTCATTCAACAGCAGTGGCCGCAAGACTCCTGGCAACAAGGAGGTGGATGCGTGGCAGAAGTCTCGCGACACggtcaagcgcaaggccacCCAGGTCATCAACGAGAATGGCAAGATTGGCACTACCGGATACACGTCTGCCAACTCCAGCGTATCCGACTTCCGGGAGCGCAACGCGTCGTTCACCTCGATCGAGAGTGTCGTTCCTCCAAAGACGCAGCGCGCTGCTCAGCCACAAACGCCATCCACGGACCCCAGCACGATCCACTCGATCACGCAGACCATGATCGGCGAGTACCTCCACAAGTACACGCGCCGCACCATCGGTCGCGGAATGTCGGAGAACCGCCATCGCCGATTCTTCTGGGTGCACCCGTACACAAAGACCCTCTACTGGTCTACCCAGGACCCTGGCAGCAGTTCGGCTTCCGAGTCCAAGGCCAAGAGCGTGTTCATCTCGGCTGTCCGTGTTGTTGACGACTACAACTCTGCTCCCCCTGGCCTCTACCAAAAGTCGATTGTCGTCACGACTCACGGCCGCGAAATCCAGTTTACGGCGCCGTCAAAGGCTCGACACGACTTATGGATGAGCGCGCTCAACTTCCTgctccagcaccagcagccccCATCGAACACTGATGGCTTCGCTACCGAGACGACAAACGACAACACAACCAGGAGTCGTCGCCTTTCTGTCATtcccgacgagcacggccagCTCCGTTCACCAAAGTCGCGCTTAAGCATGCGGAGTATGGACTCTAACGGTGCGACACCACGGGCGTCGCAAGTGCGCCCTACATCGTCGTTGAGCGCTCGAAAGCGAGTTGGCACCCCTGCCGACACGTACTTGCGCCGGCACCAGGTTCCGCAGCCCAACTTTGGCGGCCACCGTTACAAGGGAGCGTACAAGGGTGTCCCAATCGCCGACGTTGCTGCCCTGGAGCAGGACTATGACCAGGTTGCCCGTGACGATGAGGACTTTGACGAATCGTTTGAGGGCCTTGACAATGTCAGAG CATGCTGTGACGGACGACACACCGTCGgtcacgaccaccaccatcatcaccacAACTCGACGTCGTCTGGCGCCCAGACGCCTGCCCGTGCCATGACACCAGTGCGCACCCAGACACCGTCAATTAGATCGCGTGCCAGCTCGATTCTGTCTACCGTTCGCCGCAACACGGTCAGCAACTGA